In Raphanus sativus cultivar WK10039 chromosome 5, ASM80110v3, whole genome shotgun sequence, the following proteins share a genomic window:
- the LOC108835676 gene encoding polyadenylate-binding protein RBP47B yields the protein MQTTNGSDSSLAATPGATTPPPPQQWQQQQQQQHWMAAMQYPGAAAMMMMQQQQMMMYPHQYVPYNYQQQHHPHFQYASYQQQHKTHERGSGDDVKTLWIGDLLYWMDETYLHSCFSHTGEVSSVKVIRNKLTCQSEGYGFVEFLSRATAEEVLQNFNGSVMPNSEQIFRLNWASFSTGEKRAVENGPELSIFVGDLSPDVTDTLLQELFVERYPSVKSAKVVIDSNTGRSKGYGFVRFGDENERSRALTEMNGAYCSNRQMRVGVATPKRAVANQQQQHHPSIALILAGGQGANGYMAHGSQSDGESNNSTIFVGGIDPDVTEEDLRQPFSQFGEVVSVKIPVGKGCGFVQLANRKSADDAIQSLNGTVIGKNTVRLSWGRSPNKQWRGDSGQQWNGGYSQRGQGYNNGGYANHHDSNTYPAET from the exons atGCAGACGACCAACGGCTCAGATTCATCGTTAGCAGCAACTCCCGGAGCGACGACGCCTCCGCCGCCTCAGCAGtggcaacaacaacaacaacagcaacattGGATGGCGGCCATGCAGTATCCAGGCGCAGCGGCTATGATGATGATGCAGCAGCAACAGATGATGATGTATCCTCACCAATACGTTCCTTACAATTATCAGCAGCAGCACCATCCTCACTTCCAATACGCGTCGTATCAACAGCAACACAAGACACATGAGCGTGGATCTGGAGATGATGTGAAGACTCTATGGATTGGTGATCTTCTTTATTGGATGGACGAGACATATCTCCACAGCTGCTTTTCTCACACCGGCGag GTTTCTTCTGTGAAAGTGATTCGTAACAAGCTAACATGTCAATCAGAAGGGTATGGTTTTGTTGAGTTTCTTTCACGAGCTACAGCTGAAGAGGTTCTTCAGAACTTTAACGGTTCAGTAATGCCAAACTCCGAGCAGATTTTCCGTCTAAACTGGGCATCTTTTAGCACCGGTGAGAAGAGAGCAGTTGAGAATGGTCCAGAGCTATCTATATTCGTTGGAGATTTGTCTCCAGATGTGACTGACACTTTATTGCAAGAGCTCTTTGTTGAGAGATATCCATCTGTCAAGAGCGCTAAAGTTGTGATCGACTCCAACACTGGCCGGTCTAAAGGTTACGGTTTTGTTAGGTTTGGTGATGAGAACGAGAGATCAAGGGCTTTGACGGAGATGAATGGAGCTTACTGTTCCAACAGGCAAATGCGTGTAGGTGTTGCGACCCCTAAAAGAGCCGTTGCTAATCAGCAACAACAGCATCATCCTTCAATAG CTCTGATACTGGCTGGTGGACAAGGAGCAAATGGTTACATGGCTCATGGCTCACAGTCTGATGGCGAATCAAACAACTCAACA ATATTTGTTGGTGGAATCGATCCTGATGTTACTGAAGAAGACCTCAGACAACCTTTCTCCCAGTTTGGAGAGGTTGTTTCAGTGAAGATCCCAGTAGGCAAAGGATGTGGATTCGTCCAATTAGCTAACAG GAAGAGTGCTGACGATGCCATCCAGAGTTTGAACGGGACAGTCATAGGCAAGAACACTGTCAGACTTTCTTGGGGAAGAAGCCCGAACAAGCAG TGGAGAGGAGACTCAGGGCAGCAGTGGAATGGAGGATACTCACAACGAGGACAAGGTTACAA